A genomic region of Candidatus Atribacteria bacterium contains the following coding sequences:
- the pdxT gene encoding pyridoxal 5'-phosphate synthase glutaminase subunit PdxT — MKVGVLSLQGAVEEHLEMIKRCGFEGIKVKTVGDLEKVDRLIIPGGESTAIGKLAKIYGLDCEIIKKGREGMPIFGTCAGMILLANKVMGIEQVKFDLIDIVVERNAFGRQVDSFEVDLKIEDLSGKPFKAVFIRAPYIKKIGKGVKVLAEFNGKIVMARQENILVSSFHPELTEDLRVHKYFFSDDF, encoded by the coding sequence TTGAAAGTCGGAGTATTATCCCTACAGGGAGCAGTAGAAGAACATTTAGAGATGATAAAAAGGTGTGGTTTTGAGGGAATCAAGGTAAAAACGGTTGGAGATTTAGAAAAAGTAGATAGATTAATAATTCCCGGAGGAGAAAGTACCGCTATTGGTAAGTTAGCTAAAATATATGGTTTAGACTGCGAGATTATTAAGAAAGGCAGAGAAGGAATGCCTATATTTGGGACTTGTGCGGGGATGATTTTATTAGCAAATAAGGTTATGGGTATTGAGCAGGTAAAATTTGATTTAATAGATATTGTAGTAGAAAGAAATGCTTTTGGAAGGCAGGTAGATAGTTTTGAAGTTGATTTAAAAATAGAAGATCTTTCCGGAAAACCTTTTAAGGCAGTATTCATTAGAGCTCCCTATATTAAGAAAATAGGAAAGGGAGTGAAAGTTTTAGCTGAGTTTAACGGAAAGATTGTAATGGCTCGACAGGAAAATATTTTAGTATCCTCTTTCCATCCGGAGTTGACTGAAGATTTGAGAGTACATAAGTATTTTTTCAGTGATGATTTTTAA